A stretch of DNA from Drosophila virilis strain 15010-1051.87 chromosome 5, Dvir_AGI_RSII-ME, whole genome shotgun sequence:
caTCAGCATAAGCGAAAATGTCGCTgtcaagcaacaacaacaacaacaacaacaacacgaacaacTCGCTACAGTTACACCTGCCCGCGgccacagccacgcccactgcacAGGCTGCTAGCGATAACGTTAGTTTTAATCATCTCCTCACACTGCACACCCGCCCTGTTCGTCGAAGCACTCCATGCCGGCACCGGCTCCAGTTCGAGTGCTTCCTCGTTCCAGATGGGGGCGTTCGATAGCATTGCGGGCGACAATCGAAAGCCGGCTTTCAAGAACTGCGCCGGCTATGCGCCTTCCGTGAAGGAGGAGCAGCCGGAGAACACGTATGTGTTCACGGTGCAGGCAGTTGATCCGGATCCCAACCAGGAGATACATTACAGCCTGGTACAGTCGGCCAGCGAACGGCCCAAGTTCTCTATACATGAGACCTCCGGCGTCATTATGACCTCGCACATCTTTGACCGCGACGAGCCCATTCACGAGAAATTCGTCTTTGTCACGGTCCAGGCCACGGACAACGGGCTGCCGCCCCTCGACGACGTTTGCACCTTCAACGTGACCATTGTGGACATCAATGACAATCCGCCTGTCTTCAACAAGGCACGCTACGACGAGTCCATGTCCGAGAATACCATGGTGAGTCGCCGCAAATCTTTTGCATCCGCTCCGTCAACCGGGTCAAACGCGTGGACCACGGATTACCGCCGTTTGACCTGCACGACCCATACGTAGCATCCCGTCCAAACTTTTTTGTGATCCTAGAATTCGATTCTCTCTTTTAACGGCGAATTATTTGCAACCCAATCAAATTTGGATACGTTCAAGAAATTGCGGGATTTCAAAATTTTAGGCATGGGATAGGGATAATCCATATAAGGAAGGTTCGATTTTTAGTTAGACTCAAAAACAGCATCAGGTTAGATTGTGGCTTGAACATGTTGGTATatggaaatgtgaaaatattattaaatattttatagttaaagaaaataggtTAATTTTTGTTAGGGCAAACTTAAAGctctttaaatattatattttgattaGATCTTTTATTagtcgtttatttttttttttttaaataattaacaaagtTGTCGCGGGTTAAAACAGGTTTTCTTTTTAGTGTTATTTCGAAAAGGTTTGCAGCGAAAATTCTCACGAAGTCATAAAGAGCTGGCAGATGAATATTCTCAGATAAATAAGATACATAAAAGATACCTGTCGAAATTGTCTACCTTTACAAATTTtgtgataaacaaaaattataatgccCCGTTTTGACAGTAGAATTAGTTAGTTGGGGTATTAGCTTAATTGGTAGATGTTTTacgggggggaggggggatcGTTTAGATcaatctatatatctatatataaattattatgaaCAAGCTAACAAAAAGGTTAAATGGATTGTTTTTCTCGTAGAGCtaagttttcattttatatatatttataaaaaatggtatatatagaaatctagggcatttattttactttctCTTGTATCCAATTTTGAATGTTCTATATTATCGACAGACCCAGGAATAAAGagcatatttataaaagaGAATTGGCCTTGAACTAGTGTTATTCTTCCACCTGCTATGTGCTGCTTTTGATGGTTTCAAATTGTTGGACAAGCACAAAAAAATCGatcaataattaaatacagTGTTCGCTcgataaatgcaaataaatccGTTTCCCAGAATTCTccaatacaaatttaaatgcaaattaacatttaaattaggaggaaaaaaaaaacaaaccaattgcaaggaaaattacaaataataatttaatataataaatatgtaaaaactTCTAGAGCAAATCTCATAAATTATCAAACGAAAGACAGCCAAACGAAGAGTTCCAAAGCCCTTATATACCCTCTTCTCACTCAAATCATAAGCAAAAAGAATTTTGGTTTGAATTCAATTTCGAGCTAGCAAAGGTCGCACATTGCGAATAGCCACTGTAGTTAAGGGCACAATGTGTGTTAGTTTTGCATTGGTCAGGTTTTTCGTTTCAGTTCAGGCTGGAGCTTTGGATGGGCTGTTGGGAATTGGCTTGCATAAATTAAGTGCAGGAAAATGTGCATAATTGTGTTCTGGCAGGTGGGCAAGTGCGCTGCTTGGAGCCTGGGGGAAACTGGTCTCTTGTATGGAAGTTGAATCGAACTCGTTTCTCTTTTACTTTCAGCTTGACGCGGTGGTCATGTCGATCAGTGCCAGCGACTTTGACGATCGGAACAACAGCATTGTGGAGTACGAGATATTGCGGGAGCGTGACTTTCAGTACTTCAGAATTGACAAGGAGTCGGGCATCATCTATCTGAGTCGACCGATTGACAAGCGGCCCGGCCAAATGTACACGATTAATGTGCGTGCCTATAATATAGTGCCGGATCCGCTGCAGGAGGCGCGCATCGAGGTGCGCATACGCGTGGTGGAGTCATCGATAAAGTCGCCCTCGTTCGTCGATCCCATTGACGAGCCGATCTACCTGAAAGAGGATCTCAACAATTTCTCACAGCCCATAGCCACACTGCGCGCCGTGTCCAATATGCCGGACAAGCCGGAGGTCATCTTCGAGCTGATCACCGGCCGCACCGAGCAGACGAACGGCAAGAACACGTTCGTGTTCAATCAGATCGGCAACGAGGTGACCATCAAGCTGGGCAAGAGCCTCGATTACGAGGGCATCACGGACTACACGCTGACGATGAGCGTGCGCAATACCTTTGAGCTGGCCGCCGAGCACCAGATCAAGATCAAGGTAGAGGACGTTAACGACAACATTCCATTCTTCACGGAGGTCAAGTCGGGCACGATACTGGAGAACGAGCCGCCCGGCACGCCGGTGATGCAGGTGCGCGCCTTCGACATGGACGGCACGCCGGCCAACAATATCGTCTCCTTTGAGCTGGCCGACAACCAGGAGTTCTTTGCAATCGATCCAAACACGGGCAACATAACGGCGCTGACGACCTTCGATCGGGAGGAGCGCGATTTCTACAATGTAAAGGTCAGCGCCACGGATAACTCGCCGTCCAGCCTGTTCGATAACGGGGATCACAACCATGGCTATCAGGTGTTCCGGATCTCCATTGGTGACAAGAACGATCATCCGCCGCACTTCCAGAAATCTATGTACCTGGCCGATAAGCTGCTCGAGGATGCTAACACCAACTTCGAGGTGATCGAGGTGAAGGCCGACGACGAGGACAACGCCTCGCAGATTGTCTACAGCATTGAGAGCGGCAACGTGGGTGACGCCTTCAAGATCGGCCTCAAAACTGGCAAAATCACAGTTAACCAGCGCCTCGACTACGAGACAATTACCGAATACGTGCTGATAGTGCGGGCCTTCGACGGTTTTTACGCTGACAACACAACGGTTGTGGTCAAAATTGAGGATGTCAACGACAATCCGCCCGTTTTCATGGAGGAGTACAGCAAGACCATTCCCGAGGGGCCCATACTGTCAAACGATTGCATTCTGATCATCAAGGCATACGATCCGGACATCAAGGATCGCACTGCGGATCAGCACATCACGTACTCGATTGTCAAGGAGGATCACAAGAAACTGCTGACCATCGACAATAGCGGCTGCTTGCGGCTCATCCATCCGCTGGATCGCGACCCGCCCAATGGGCACAAGAGTTGGCAGGTGCTGATCTCGGCGAGCGATCAGGACGGTGTTGGCACATCCTTGAAATCGGTTAAACCCGTGATCATCACACTGGAGGACATCAACGACAATGCGCCGTTCTTGATCAATCAGATGCCCGTCATCTGGGAGGAGAACCGCAATCCCGGCCAGGTGGTCCAGCTGCTGGCCAACGATTATGACGAGCCACAGAACGGTCCGCCCTTCACGTTCGGCATCGACAGCGATGCCTCGTCCGACATCAAGACCAAGTTCAGCATCGACAACGACTACCTCTTCGCCAATGTGCAGTTCGATCGCGAGGTGCAGAAGGAGTACTTCATACCCATACGGATCAGCGATGCGGGCGTGCCCAAGCAGAGTTCCGTGAGCATTCTACATCTGATAATTGGCGACGTGAATGACAATGCCATGTCGGAGGGCTCCTCCCGCATCTTCATGTACAACTACAAGGGCGAAGCGCCCGACACGGACATTGGCCGCGTCTTTGTGGACGATGAGGACGACTGGGATCTGGATGACAAGATGTTCGAGTGGAAGACTGGCATACCGCACGAGCAGTTCCGACTCAATCCGAGCACCGGCATGATCACCATGCTCGAGGGCACCAGCGAGGGCGAGTACCTGCTGGAGTTCAAGGTCACCGAGGAATCCATTCTGATAACCAGACACTGGGTCTATGCCGACGTGACGGTAATTGTGCGCGAGCTGCCGGAGGAGGCGGTGGACAAGAGCGGCAGCATTCGCTTCTACAACATTACCAAGGAGGAGTTCATCAGTGTGCCGCGCGATGTGCAGGCGGACGATGTCTTCTCGCTGAAGGATCGCCTGCAGCACTCGCTGGCCAAGCTGTTCAACACCTCGGTATCCAACGTGGACGTCTTCACTGTGCTACAGAATGAGAACCGCACACTGGACGTGCGCTACTCCGCCCACGGCTCGCCCTATTACGCGCCCGAGAAGCTCAACGGCATGGTCGCCCAGAGTCAACAGCGCCTGGAGAACGAGCTCGATCTGCAGATGCTGATGGTGAACATAGACGAGTGCCTGATCGAGCGGCTCAAGTGCGAGAGCTCCTGCACTAACGAGCTGCACAAGAGCTCTGTGCCCTACATGATCTACTCGAACACCAGCTCCTTTGTCGGCGTCAATGCGTTTGTCCAGGCGCAGTGCGTCTGTGAGGCGCCGCCCTCAACCTCGCCCTGCCTCAACGGCGGCAGTCGCCGTTACGGCGAGAACGACGCCTGTGACTGCATCGATGGCTTCACGGGTCCCCACTGCGAACTGGTATCCGTGGGCTTTTACGGCAACGGCTACGCCTTCTACGAGCCCATCTCTGCCTGCGACAATACGCGCATTAGCCTGGAGATTGCACCGCAGCACGAGCAGGGCCTCATCATGTACCTCGGCCCGCTCAACTACAATCCGCTGCTGCCGCTAACCGACTTCCTGTCCCTGGAGCTGGACAAGGGCTACCCGGTGCTGAGCGTGGACTACGGCTCTGGCATGGTACGCATCAAGCATCAGCACATCCAATTGCAGGCGGGTCGCTCCTATCAGCTGGACATCATACTGCAGAGGGCCAGCATCGAGATGACCGTCGACAACTGCCGCCTGTCCACCTGCATGAGCCTGGGCGCGCCGCAGGGCCCAAACGAGTTCCTCAACGTGAACGCGCCTCTGCAGCTGGGCGGCACGCCGGTGGACCTGGTGCAGCTGGGTCGCCAGCTGAACTGGACGCATGTGCCCAACCAGCAGGGCTTCTTCGGCTGCGTCCGCAACCTGACCATCAATGAGCGCACCTACAACCTGGGCTTGCCCTCCCTCTCCCGTAACATCGACAGCGGCTGCCAGCGCGCCGTGGCTGTGGCCGTCAGCTTTGGCATTGATCGCAACTTCATTATTGCGATCATCACGTGCattgcgctgctgctgatcaTCTTGCTGGCCGTGGTTGtgcagaagaagcagaagaacgGCTGGCACGAGAAGGACATCGACGACATACGCGAGACGATCATCAACTACGAGGACGAGGGCGGCGGCGAGCGCGATACCGACTACGACTTGAACGTGTTGCGTACTCAGCCCTTGTACGAGGAGAAGCTCTACAAGGATCCGCATGCGCTGCAGTCGGGCATGCGCGATCCCAACGATATACCCGACATTGGTGACTTCCTTGGCGGGAAGAAGGAAAACTGTGACCGCGACACGGGCGCCAACACGGTGGACGATGTGCGGCACTACGCGTACGAGGGTGACGGCAACTCGGACGGCAGCCTTTCAAGTTTGGCGTCCTGCACCGACGACGGTGATCTCAATTTCGACTATTTGTCCAACTTTGGACCACGTTTCCGTAAGCTGGCCGACATGTACGGCGAGGAGCCCTCCGACACGGACTCGAACGTGGACGACGAGCAGGGCTGGCGCATTTGAGGCACCAGAACGTGAACTGGAACAGGATGCGTTAGCGCGAACGAAATTGAAAAGACTTTTACGATAAGTTGTGTAGGGCGCCGGGACGCCGGCATAGCCGGACGGACCCAACACGGCCAATCGACGTGCCGTGCGCTCTTGAAGacattgcaaatatatatagattttataAAGGAGGAGCATTGCAAGGGCATAGGAACACGTTTTTTGTATGTAATCGCAGAAAGTGATCTTGATCTTacgtaaaaaaaaagaaaaaaaaaagaaaaatcgaaactttaaTTTAGCAAAGCAACCGAGAACAAAACATCTGCAGAATTGTTGTCTGTATTTTTCGACAAAATATAGAACTTAACATAATTATCATAAACTTTATATCGTacacataagtatatataataaatatatatatatataaatataatttaatcattatgaaatgaaaatcaaaattcaacAAATATTCCTacgaaaacaaattattaaaaaaaaaaaacgcactGCATTTTCTTGCATATTCCCAACAATTTAAATCTAAGTTTAGGGCCTAATATTAATTTCAtctttcataaatatatatatcgtatatttatatatgtacaagtACTACAAAAGGcattattttaagtttaaaacacgcagaagagaaaaaaagaagaagaagctcCAGATGTACAGACTTTGGAGACTCGCTAAATCTTCCGAATAAAAGTTATAATAACTCATATTTAAGACAAGTCGCGATATATCAAACAcctaatttatatgcatacaaataaataaaaacaaacgaaaaatcaagaaaatcaagaaaaaaaaagaaaacgataAAAACAACTCACTTTGAAAATAAGCGCTTAAGTTTTCgttgtatattttttgatgatatatgatgacatatatacacacatgtaaaAATCAAATCTATTGGATTCAACAGTTTTTAGTTAGACGCTGTAATTATGATAATGCAGATATTTCTATGTTCCATATAGAAGTCGAATTAATAAGTAGAAAACAAAGTTTTatgtgaaaaataaatttaataaataaatgctatatgtatttttataagtCGTTTTTCGTCGAGAGTCCTAAACTAAGCGAATTTTTTACATGCCAacgtaaatttatttatatgaaaataatttacaacacacacacacacacacacacacacagcaattgtgtaaaaataaacaatacatttaaaagaaaagaacattatttttcatttacgATTTTCGattagcagcaacaaatgaACCCCGAACCTGACCCCGTGGGCGATAAGCCAAGGTATGGGCGTAggtatatgtaaatgtaaataataaataatatgtttattaaaaaacaaagaattaaCCAAGAGAGCGAGACTTGTGGATCAGTTTCGAGAGCTCATCCGTAAAAGTCATGTGAAACCTGGTCAGCAGAAGGCATGGAAATATGTATAGTATTACACATGGAGAGCCGCCGAAACGATCGATAAGCTTGCCAGAATTCTTTCTATAAATCAaagtatacacacacacgcgtagACTTTCCGACTTATGAAAGCTCCAAAATAAACGCAAACCGAAATCTAAACAAATGCAAACGTAGCACGAACCACGGAACGATTCCCAAACGCATTTTGTTTACACTTGGCTCCGTTGGGCGAGAGGGAGGTGTAGGGGCAGGGGAGCAGCCCACAGTGGAAGTCATTGACTGGCGGCTACCGAACAGCATTTGGCGTCGGAGGAAAAGCCCCATTATCTTATCAGTGGGTCGGCCTGGAAAGTAGGCCGCCATGTCGCCGGCTTCAAattgtgtgtgaatgtgaacAAATCGATTGCGGCACGAGCAAATGGATTATGGCTCGCACACATCGAACTGGGCCGGCAGCCAACAGTTTAGATGTGCAGGTGCACATTAGCCCACCAAATCGATTGACTATGCAGATGTATCTTAATCTTTATCCAGCACATGACTGTACAATTACACGGCTAGATCTAAGCAGCTGCCTCTTCCCATGATCTTTCCTTCGATTTCCCGCCCTTCAgaaattttcctttttttgaatGTGGGGAACTCTTTTGAATTGTTGATCAGGCGCACAGCTTTTCGTCTTGCTTAGACTTTTATAGCGACCAGATGGTCATCAATTTTCCAGAAATTGCTTTTCAATTGCCTCTCAATAGATTTGCGGTGCTCAAAATACAGAGACCTTCTGGGCTGAGCTCTGATGTCATTGGTAAGGCTTTCGTGGATTGCGGAAAGGCCCGGCATAAACGACAGATGCGtttatatctcggccaaattgTCGATAACAAAACAcaaccaaaaacaaagaagaaacaacaacaactgccacaaaaataaatgcaaaaattctGATGAACATAAGGACGTTTGGCTACGCCAGAACGTGAGCCCAGGTAGAGGCCATCGCTGAAAGTCGTAGGGCCCGCTGTAGAGgaagcaaacaaaaccaaaactaaaaaaaaagaaaaaaaaatggctgTTGAATAATCAAATAACCTTTTGCTACCTGTCCAGAGAGCTcggcgcagctgcagctgccgctcaGGTGTGTACGCGTATGAGCCGGAGCCAGGCACGGGATTGGGATTAACATAATAGCGACGAGGCGAAAGCAGCGAAGAGCTGAGCAATGCCAAGTCGAGAACTCGGCTCAGATACTACCTGGACACAGCAAAGgtagcggcagctgctgctgctgcagttcggatacacacaagcacatgTATCTCGCGGATACACACAAGccaactaacacacacacacacacacacgcacacatatgtatatacgctATGGCCGTTAACGgaaaaatgaaagcaaatcTTTGTAACGAACTTGGCCGCCTGCAGAAAACC
This window harbors:
- the shg gene encoding DE-cadherin, which codes for MLLKSQNNDNIANPAQQQPHHQHKRKCRCQATTTTTTTTRTTRYSYTCPRPQPRPLHRLLAITLVLIISSHCTPALFVEALHAGTGSSSSASSFQMGAFDSIAGDNRKPAFKNCAGYAPSVKEEQPENTYVFTVQAVDPDPNQEIHYSLVQSASERPKFSIHETSGVIMTSHIFDRDEPIHEKFVFVTVQATDNGLPPLDDVCTFNVTIVDINDNPPVFNKARYDESMSENTMLDAVVMSISASDFDDRNNSIVEYEILRERDFQYFRIDKESGIIYLSRPIDKRPGQMYTINVRAYNIVPDPLQEARIEVRIRVVESSIKSPSFVDPIDEPIYLKEDLNNFSQPIATLRAVSNMPDKPEVIFELITGRTEQTNGKNTFVFNQIGNEVTIKLGKSLDYEGITDYTLTMSVRNTFELAAEHQIKIKVEDVNDNIPFFTEVKSGTILENEPPGTPVMQVRAFDMDGTPANNIVSFELADNQEFFAIDPNTGNITALTTFDREERDFYNVKVSATDNSPSSLFDNGDHNHGYQVFRISIGDKNDHPPHFQKSMYLADKLLEDANTNFEVIEVKADDEDNASQIVYSIESGNVGDAFKIGLKTGKITVNQRLDYETITEYVLIVRAFDGFYADNTTVVVKIEDVNDNPPVFMEEYSKTIPEGPILSNDCILIIKAYDPDIKDRTADQHITYSIVKEDHKKLLTIDNSGCLRLIHPLDRDPPNGHKSWQVLISASDQDGVGTSLKSVKPVIITLEDINDNAPFLINQMPVIWEENRNPGQVVQLLANDYDEPQNGPPFTFGIDSDASSDIKTKFSIDNDYLFANVQFDREVQKEYFIPIRISDAGVPKQSSVSILHLIIGDVNDNAMSEGSSRIFMYNYKGEAPDTDIGRVFVDDEDDWDLDDKMFEWKTGIPHEQFRLNPSTGMITMLEGTSEGEYLLEFKVTEESILITRHWVYADVTVIVRELPEEAVDKSGSIRFYNITKEEFISVPRDVQADDVFSLKDRLQHSLAKLFNTSVSNVDVFTVLQNENRTLDVRYSAHGSPYYAPEKLNGMVAQSQQRLENELDLQMLMVNIDECLIERLKCESSCTNELHKSSVPYMIYSNTSSFVGVNAFVQAQCVCEAPPSTSPCLNGGSRRYGENDACDCIDGFTGPHCELVSVGFYGNGYAFYEPISACDNTRISLEIAPQHEQGLIMYLGPLNYNPLLPLTDFLSLELDKGYPVLSVDYGSGMVRIKHQHIQLQAGRSYQLDIILQRASIEMTVDNCRLSTCMSLGAPQGPNEFLNVNAPLQLGGTPVDLVQLGRQLNWTHVPNQQGFFGCVRNLTINERTYNLGLPSLSRNIDSGCQRAVAVAVSFGIDRNFIIAIITCIALLLIILLAVVVQKKQKNGWHEKDIDDIRETIINYEDEGGGERDTDYDLNVLRTQPLYEEKLYKDPHALQSGMRDPNDIPDIGDFLGGKKENCDRDTGANTVDDVRHYAYEGDGNSDGSLSSLASCTDDGDLNFDYLSNFGPRFRKLADMYGEEPSDTDSNVDDEQGWRI